A section of the Mesorhizobium loti genome encodes:
- a CDS encoding VOC family protein yields the protein MKDFAEHRRVATVALVVADYDEAIAWYVGRLGFLLTEDVDLGGGKRWVTVAPANGQGARLLLAEASDEAQRQSIGNQTGGRVFLFLETDDFARDHATMLEKGIEFREAPRFEPYGTVAVFADLHGNLWDLIEPRR from the coding sequence ATGAAGGATTTTGCCGAACATCGCCGTGTCGCGACCGTGGCGCTGGTCGTCGCCGATTATGACGAGGCGATCGCCTGGTATGTCGGGCGGCTGGGTTTCCTGCTCACCGAGGATGTCGATCTCGGCGGCGGCAAGCGCTGGGTGACGGTGGCGCCGGCCAACGGGCAAGGCGCCAGGCTGCTGCTGGCCGAGGCGTCCGACGAGGCGCAAAGGCAAAGCATCGGCAACCAGACCGGCGGCCGGGTCTTCCTGTTCCTCGAAACCGATGACTTTGCACGTGACCATGCGACGATGCTGGAGAAGGGGATCGAATTCCGCGAAGCGCCGCGTTTCGAACCCTATGGCACGGTCGCTGTTTTCGCCGATCTCCACGGCAATCTCTGGGACTTGATCGAGCCGAGACGGTAG